Sequence from the Dehalococcoidia bacterium genome:
AAGCAGGGAAGCCAAAAGTTCCACAGCACGCATCTCTAGCGCCATGAGTGCAAATAAAAAACTCGCGATTACCAGCGGTTTCATTCTTGAAAGAGTCAAATTTCTGCAAATCATCAGTATCAAGTTGTAAGGCACGGATAAGGCCTGCAACTTCTGCTTCTGGAACAAGATAATCGTCTTTTTCAAATCCAGAAAATAATCCTTCTGGCCTGGACCAGCGAATCACATGCCGGAATCCCTCCACCGAGTAGTCGTCATCTGGAACCAGACCTAAGACCGTAAGATCCTGGCCTGAGTCCGCGACTTCTTTCACCACGCTTGGAACACCTTCAGGGATCGAAGCAGCTTCAACAAAATTAGATGGCCATGGGAGAGCGGATTCTAGGAAAATTAAATGATTAGGAAATCTTGCCTGCCCTATAGCCTCATCACCGCTTGACTCAGAAAACGGAGAACACTTCTGCATCGAATCAAAAGTGTCCTTATCAACAGTAATTTGATCTACCATATTAACCTCGCACTATCGTTTACTTAGCATATGATACCTCATCTTTAACATCCTGCTTAGACTGTGTAGACTTTTACGATGAGCGAAAATCAAGAATCGAAAAATTTAAGGTTATTCCCTTTACAGTCTGTAGTCTTATTTCCAGGTATGGAATTGCCATTAGTGGCCTTTGAACCGCGCTACCTGCAATTGGTTAGCGAATGCGTAGAAGCAAATGAGCCTTTCGGCGTATTACTTCTTAAAGAAGGTTTTGAAGTAGGCGACAATGACCTTAGTCCATTTGAAATAGGAACCACAGCTCACCTCTTAAACACTGAGAATACCCCCGATGGGCGTATTCGACTAACAGCAATCGGCGGATACCGATTTAAAGTAATCTCATTTCATTACGATATGCCGTATCTTTCTGCAGCCGTCGAATATATCGAGGACAGCAGCCATGAAATGATAGACCCTTCATTAACCGAGAACGTGATGCATGATGCCGGCTCATTTGTAAAACAATTTATTGCCTCTCAGGGAGGCTACATCCGTGAAGTCCCATTCCCGGAGGACCCAGTGATACTTTCCTACCAAGTTGCGCAGCTTTTTTCAGGCAACCCAGTCAAGCAGCAAAGGCTCTTAGAAACATCCACTTTTGATCGCCTATGGGAGGAATTAGATCTGCTGAAAGAGGCACGAGAACAGCTAAAAACTAAAAGGAAACATAATCCAAAGAGCTCTTTTTCTAACAACTAGTAATTACTGAGATGCTTCCTCACAAGTAGTAAAGAGGCTAAAGTTTTCCCGTCAATCACCTCACCAGCATCAACCATTTCCATCAATCGTGTATAAGGGATTCTTTCAAGGCTTATTCTTTCATCTTCGTCAGGGGGCAGCGGACTTGAATATAAATCAGTTGCATAGTAGGCATAAAGTTTCTCAGTAAGTGTCCCCGGGGCAGCAAAAAATTCTCCAAGCAAGACAAGCTTACCTGCATCTAATCCAGTTTCTTCTCTTAACTCGCGTCGAGCAGCCTCTAAAATACTGTCATCATCATCAATCACACCCGCAGGTAATTCCAGCAATACCAAGTCGGCTGCTTTACGAAACTGCCGGACCATAACAATATTCTGTCCTTCATCAATCGGAACAATAACAACAGAATTAGGATGGTAGATTACATCTCTCACCGACTCAGTACCGTCATCTAATAAAATAACTTCCTGACGAACGTTAACTCTTGTTCCCGTATATTCATTTAAAACACGGATAGTTGGTTCAGTTTGATCCAAGTCTTTTTGCATCCTCTTCTGCTAGCTGTCGAGCCAAATTCACGGACTGCTCCGCACCTCTCCTCAATCTATATACCAAGGTCTCATAAAAGCTATCAGCTGATCCTTTTCTTAAAAACTGAGTCCGATATGGACTACTACTCACCTGAATGTAGTTGCCTTGTGACATTGGAACGTCCATGAATCCATCAGCAGTCATAAAGGCATCATGATCGCTTTTAATCGTTAGCCGGATATTACTTCCTTCTGGAACAACTACTGGGGCATCTAGGTCACCGTGGGTAGCTACAGGTACAATGACGATATCTCCAGACGATGGGTACAAGATCGGCCCCCCCGCAGACAAAGCATATGCCGTGCTACCCGTTGCAGTAGCAACAATCACCGCATCAGCCTGGTAAGTCGTGAGCTCAACGTTGTTGATTGAAACGCTAATTCTTGAAAGATTAGCTATTCTACCTCTACCAACAACTACATCATTAAGTGCATGCATAGAAGTATGTAATCCATTGAAATTAGCTGTTTGGCAACTAATCATACGACGCTCATCAATCCAAAAAGCGTCATCCCCTGCTAGGTATTGGGGTACCTGCTCAATGGCATCGTTAGCTTCAATCTCAGTTAAGAAACCAAGCCGCCCTAAATTCACTCCCAATAACGGAACATTATGCCCAGCTGTTAGCCGAGCAGCACGCAACAAAGTTCCATCGCCGCCGATGGTTATCATTATTTTAGTCGCCTCAGGTAAATCAGTCGCCGGTTCATCTTTCGTTGAGAGAAGCGGAAGCCTTGCACCTAACATGCTGGCCAATTCATTGGCTAAAGGTAATGCTAAGTCAGAGTCTGAATTATAGAGAATTGAAATTTCATGCTTTTCTATACGCAAAATTATTTACCCCACTCAATTATAGACAATCACACAATCCAATAGGAATGAATAATAATTGAACCATTGTTATGATATCTAAGAAGACTTATGAAAGTATTACTTAGTGCACCCAGAGGTTTTTGCGCAGGAGTCGTTCGTGCAATTGATATTGTTGAAATTGCATTAGAAAAGTTCGGCTCGCCTGTATATGTGCGACATGAAATTGTCCATAATCAATACGTTGTAAATAGCTTGAAGGCCAAAGGAGCGATTTTTGTAGAAGAAATCGATGAAATACCCTTTGATAGTACGGTGATTTTCAGTGCACATGGGGTTGCGCCTGAAATCTGGCATTCTGCTAAATCTCGTAATCTACGAATTATTGACGCTACCTGCCCATTGGTTATAAAAGTCCACAATGAATCTCTCAAGTATGCAAATGATGATTATTCTGTAATTGTTGTAGGGCACCAAGGGCACCCTGAGGTCATTGGAACTGTAGGCCAATCACCAGATAAGTCCATATTGGTTGAAGATGAAATTGACGCATCCCAGCTTGAAATTAAGAATCCCGACAAAGTTGTTGCGTTAACACAAACTACTTTAAGTGTGGATGACACTAAAGAAATTATCGGAGCATTAAAAAATAGGTTCCCAAATATTGTGGCAAGAAACGATATCTGCTATGCAACAACTAATCGACAAGATGCGACAAAATTATTGGCACAAAAAGTAGAGGTTGTGCTGGTCATAGGAGCTGAGAACAGTTCAAATTGCAATCGACTTAGAGAAGTCGCAGAGCTTTCTGGAGTACCTGCGTACCTGATCAATGATGCAAAAAGCATCAACCCCGACTGGTTAGCGGATATCAATACAGTCGGTATCACGTCGGGTGCATCCACACCCGAGTCACTGGTTGAAGAAGTAATTGATCTTTTAAAACCAGAGTCAATAGATACACTTGAAATTACAAAGGAAGATGTTGTTTTTGTACTGCCCAAGGAATTGCGGGGAGGAACTGAGAATGAGAAATGGGCATGGCAAAGGCAAGGTGACCAAGCAGTTAGGTAAACCTTATTTTCTAGATCATATTAGCGATTATTTCACCTGCCCTTGCGGTGCCGCTTTCAGGCTGCCCTAGTCTATTGATTTTTAATTCTCCAGATCGGAGCGCGTCATTCACAGCGATTCTAATCGCATCACCTGCGCTAATTTCCCCTAAATAGTCATACATCATGGCCAAAGTCAAAATCTGCGATATGGGGTTAGCCTTATCCATTCCAGCTATATCAGGAGCAGATCCGTGTATTGGCTCAAAATAAGCATGCTCGTCTCCAATATTTCCGGAAGAACAAAGCCCTATCCCGCCAACAGTTGCTCCACCTAAATCACTGAGAATGTCACCTATGAAATTTTCCATTACCAGCACGTCAAACCGATTAGGGTTCAGTACTAGCTCTTGAGCTGCAGCGTCTGAATATAAATGTTCCTTTTGTATTTGGGGAAAAGTCTCGCCAACTTCGTCGAAAATTCTCCGAAAAAATGCCATCGATGGCAGCACATTTGCTTTATCTACACAAGTAACTCGTCTAATACCATCTCTAGGTGATCCATTACGTTTTTCCGCAATTTGAAAAGCACGCCTTACGACACGTTCTGTACCTTTACGCGTAATCATTAAGGTGTCTGCTGCAGCGGTATCCGTCTGCACACCTTTACCCCGTGACAGATATAACCCCTCAGTATTCTCCCTAACAATCACGTAATCAACTTCACCAGGGTTCGCATTAATTGGTGCCAATACCCCTGGTAATAATCTAATGGGCCTTATATTTGCATAAGTGTCTAATCCTGTGCGAAGCACACCACCAAGCACTCCAGCTTCAGTACCGTCAGACAACCTAACTTCAGGTAAACCCACGGGCCCTTTCATAGTGGCATCTGCGTTTCTAATGGCATTTAAGGTATCAATACTAAGATTACTTCCCGTGTTTTTAAAATGCAGGGCTCCGCCGGGCTCGATATCAATTTCAAGCCTAAACGTCTTAAATCTTGTTTCAATAGAACGTAAAACTAATGAAGCAGCATTCATTAATTCAGGGCCTATTCCATCTCCGTTTATAAATATTGCCTTATAAATTTGTTGCTGCATAATTCCCTCAGATATCTTATAAATTGGAGTATATCAACCGAGCAACATACATGTAGTGCATGTAGAATTAAATTATAAAATGATTGACCAACCTGAACTGAAAGAAATTGAATCGAAAGCCATTGAAATCGCTAGTAATGCCGGCGAATTGCTGCTTCAATATTTTGATAAACCATTGTCAGTAGATTACAAATCTGCAAATGGCCGGAACCCTGTCACAGACGCCGACCATGCGGCAGACGAATTAATAAGAAATGAAATTTCCAAATATTTCCCATCGCATACCACTGTTACCGAAGAAACAGAAAATACATCGAATGAAATCGGCCAATTTACCTGGGTAGTCGACCCATTAGATGGAACCACTAATTTTCTACATGGACTTCCGATTTTTGCGTCCATGCTGTGCCTGTTGCTTAATGGTGTTCCCGTAGTGAGCGCGGTTTACTTGCCCAAAATTGGAAGTGCAAAAGGGACCATCTACCATGCAAGCCATGGAGGCGGTACCTTCGAAAATAATATTCCTGTCCGATTAGATAATAGCGAGCAAGGTAGATTGATGGCTTCAGTCCCTGGGTATTTTTTGAGAATGTTTAATTATCACAAAAGCTTAAGAAGAAAATTAGGGGATATTAGAAGTTTAGGTAGTGCAGGCTTCGAACTGGTAATGACAGCTAAGGGTACCACTGATTACATGGTGTCAAGCGGCCCGCGTGTATGGGATATTGCCCCTGGCCTTCTTTTGATACTAGAAGCAGGTGGAGCTGCTCTGGTGAGAAATAAAAACACTCGCAACTGGGAAAACTTTGAATCGTTTTGTTCTTCACCTGATTTAGATCCCTCTCCGGAGGAGCTGAGAGATTGGAAAGAAACTCTAATACTAGGGAAACCCTATGCGGTAGAAAAAATCGCATCGGGTTTATCCGTACGTTCCTACCCTTTGCGCAGCCTACGCAACAAAATTTACGCGATGACTAAGCACTTCTAAAGGTATAGAAACCATCTTCGGTTATTCTAAACCGCGGTTCTCATAAGCTTTATTACACTAACGGCCATGGTAAATCTCTCCGGGTCTGAGGAGAGGGCAATTCTGGTTTTTCTATATACGCATCAAGTCGCTCTATTAACGATGTTATTTCCATGGGAAGTAAATAAGAGCTTATCTTCACTTTTTCAGTATCTTCGATAAGTTGAAAATGAAGATTTCTCATATCCGATACCAAATTATCAGGTATTTTTTCACCAGCAAAATCCCAAATAACAGTACGCAATTTATGTTCCAAATGAAACGTAAGGCCATTATCAATAGCCCAAATTTTCCCATCAATTCCTAGCAAGCAATGACCTCCTTTCCGATCTGCATTATTTATAAGCAAATCGAATACAGCTAATTGTAATAATTCCTCTTTGTGTTCTTCAAAAAATGTAAAGTAATGGGAATTGTTTTGATTTGGAATAAATAATTGAAGTGATCCAATTCCTGCCTCGCCTTCTCGTACTACAGTAGGTGGAACCAACCTCCAATTTAGCGCCTTACTCAGTTCGTACGTTGCACATTCACGCAAATACAAACTCCCAGGAGGAAAATCCCTAAGAGGAGCTTCTCCGATCTGGGGTTTGTAAACACCTAAGCCTTTGCCTTGTTCAGAGAGCAGCTCAACGATGAATGTATAATTGGACGCTCCGGGGTGTAACCAACCATCTCCAATTTCAGCGCCCACGAGAAATGATTCTCCATCTTGCAATAAAGCTGGCGCATAGGTATCTATATTCACTAATGCTTGGTCAGGGTAATTCGAATAAAGAGTCATTAGTTATAGCGGGGGCAAGAATGAGCTTTGTCATCTGCAATAAGTGAGTGGCATAAGGGACACTTAGAACGACCCGAACCATGAACTTCAAACGCACGATCTGCAAGCCAATTCATCACACTCGGTTCTAACCACATCAGTACAGCATCTTCGATTGAACCGGGGATTGAAGCTAATATCATATACCGTCCGGACTCTTGATCGTAACCAAGCGAAAGACCTGTGACTTTCTGGTCAACATCAACATCGATTCCCACGTCGGCACTATAAGTTGGTTCTCCAGTTTCTCTAACTGGGCTTCTTAATAGTTGTTTGATAGTAAGAGCAAGTTCGTATAATTCTTCTTTTTCTAGCCAAAGAAGTGCTGATTCATTCTCACCTAGTACGTAAAGGCGAAAGGTACGAGCCCCTGGAACCCCAACGAATTGCGGCTCAATTAAGCTACAAACTCCTAAATCATATCGAGCAAAAGACCACTCATTTACCATGGATCACTTATCAAACATTGCTCCCACAGACATCCCACGATGTATACGGTAAATAGCTTCTCCGATCACATTGTCAACGCTCACAATTTTTATCTTGGAGGTATTCTCCGTTGAAATGAACGGAATCGTATCAGTACACACTAGTTCATGAATTGGGCTTCCTTCGAATTTTGTAACGGCACCACCAGAAAGCACAGCATGTGTAGAAGAGGCGTATACGCCTTTGACACCCGCCTGTAAAAGCGCAGTCGCTGCGTTAACCATGGTTCCACCTGTATCTACTTCATCATCCATCAAAATAGCTGTACAGCCTTCCACGTCACCGATGATATTCAGCAATTCTGATTTATCTTCATTACCCATCCTTCTTTTTTCGATAATAGCTAGGGGAACGCCAAGTTTTTCCGCCATATCCCTAGCTCGCTTAGAAATACCAATATCTACGGCTACAACTATAGGGTTATCTAATTTAAGATTTTCAAAATAATGCACAATAATTGGCAATGCAGTCAATTCATCTACAGGTATGTTGAAAAATCCCTGTATCTGCCCCGCGTGTAGATCCATAGTAAGTACACGATTAGCGCCTGCAGTTGTAAGTAAGTCTGCAACAAGCCTAGCTGTAATAGGAACTCGTGGTTGATCTTTTTTATCAGTTCTTCCGTATCCGTAATAAGGAATGACTGCGGTAATACGACCAGCAGACGCCCGCTTGGCAGCATCAATCATAATCAGCATTTCCATAATACTGTCGTTCACAGGCATGCAAAAAGACTGAATTAGGAAAACGTCCCGCTCCCTGATATTTTCCTGAATCCTGACAAATGTATTGTCATTACTAAATTTGAAAGCCTCAATGGTTCCTAGGTCGATATCCAAGTACTCAGCGACTCTAGTCGCTAGAGGATTATTAGAATTCCCCGAAAAAACTTTTAATTCCTCATATATAGCCATTGGTGTTCTCCAAATAAATAGCGCATTACGCGTAGTTTCGGCCTGATTCTACACTCATCCCAGTTAGTTTAAAGTTCCTAGGTACTGACAAAATACCCTCGTTCGCCAAGGAGGCTGTATTCTTCAACAATCACATTACGTTTCCCTTTTTCTATACGCCCAATTACCTGAACATCGTCGCCGTCATTCTGAATCAACGATAACGCTAAATCTACTTGCGCTTCAGGTATAACTGCACAAAATCCCACTCCCATATTAAATACACGAAACATTTCTTCATTGCTGATTTTGCCTATTTCTTGAATTGCATTGAATATTGGTGGAATAGTAATCATATTATCGATTCGGTAAGTTACTTCAGCATCAAGGCGAAGCAAATTCAATAAACCATCGCCAGAAATATGCGCAAGCCCATGAATATCTACGCCAGAATTCATCATCTTCATCACTTGAGGTATATAAATTGCTGTAGGTCGTAACAATTCCGTCGCTACGGTATTTCCTGTACCTTTTATAGGAGTATCAATCTCACTGGAAGTGGATGTATTAAATATTTTCCTTGCCAAGGTCAAACCATTGGCATGTATCCCATTACTTGGAAAACCTAGAACAATGTCTCCTAGTTTTATACCCGCACCTGTAATTGGCTCTTTGTTTTCCAAAATTCCAATACAGG
This genomic interval carries:
- a CDS encoding LON peptidase substrate-binding domain-containing protein, producing MSENQESKNLRLFPLQSVVLFPGMELPLVAFEPRYLQLVSECVEANEPFGVLLLKEGFEVGDNDLSPFEIGTTAHLLNTENTPDGRIRLTAIGGYRFKVISFHYDMPYLSAAVEYIEDSSHEMIDPSLTENVMHDAGSFVKQFIASQGGYIREVPFPEDPVILSYQVAQLFSGNPVKQQRLLETSTFDRLWEELDLLKEAREQLKTKRKHNPKSSFSNN
- a CDS encoding NUDIX hydrolase, coding for MDQTEPTIRVLNEYTGTRVNVRQEVILLDDGTESVRDVIYHPNSVVIVPIDEGQNIVMVRQFRKAADLVLLELPAGVIDDDDSILEAARRELREETGLDAGKLVLLGEFFAAPGTLTEKLYAYYATDLYSSPLPPDEDERISLERIPYTRLMEMVDAGEVIDGKTLASLLLVRKHLSNY
- a CDS encoding NAD(+)/NADH kinase, translated to MRIEKHEISILYNSDSDLALPLANELASMLGARLPLLSTKDEPATDLPEATKIMITIGGDGTLLRAARLTAGHNVPLLGVNLGRLGFLTEIEANDAIEQVPQYLAGDDAFWIDERRMISCQTANFNGLHTSMHALNDVVVGRGRIANLSRISVSINNVELTTYQADAVIVATATGSTAYALSAGGPILYPSSGDIVIVPVATHGDLDAPVVVPEGSNIRLTIKSDHDAFMTADGFMDVPMSQGNYIQVSSSPYRTQFLRKGSADSFYETLVYRLRRGAEQSVNLARQLAEEDAKRLGSN
- the ispH gene encoding 4-hydroxy-3-methylbut-2-enyl diphosphate reductase, with the protein product MKVLLSAPRGFCAGVVRAIDIVEIALEKFGSPVYVRHEIVHNQYVVNSLKAKGAIFVEEIDEIPFDSTVIFSAHGVAPEIWHSAKSRNLRIIDATCPLVIKVHNESLKYANDDYSVIVVGHQGHPEVIGTVGQSPDKSILVEDEIDASQLEIKNPDKVVALTQTTLSVDDTKEIIGALKNRFPNIVARNDICYATTNRQDATKLLAQKVEVVLVIGAENSSNCNRLREVAELSGVPAYLINDAKSINPDWLADINTVGITSGASTPESLVEEVIDLLKPESIDTLEITKEDVVFVLPKELRGGTENEKWAWQRQGDQAVR
- a CDS encoding isocitrate/isopropylmalate family dehydrogenase produces the protein MQQQIYKAIFINGDGIGPELMNAASLVLRSIETRFKTFRLEIDIEPGGALHFKNTGSNLSIDTLNAIRNADATMKGPVGLPEVRLSDGTEAGVLGGVLRTGLDTYANIRPIRLLPGVLAPINANPGEVDYVIVRENTEGLYLSRGKGVQTDTAAADTLMITRKGTERVVRRAFQIAEKRNGSPRDGIRRVTCVDKANVLPSMAFFRRIFDEVGETFPQIQKEHLYSDAAAQELVLNPNRFDVLVMENFIGDILSDLGGATVGGIGLCSSGNIGDEHAYFEPIHGSAPDIAGMDKANPISQILTLAMMYDYLGEISAGDAIRIAVNDALRSGELKINRLGQPESGTARAGEIIANMI
- a CDS encoding inositol monophosphatase, which encodes MIDQPELKEIESKAIEIASNAGELLLQYFDKPLSVDYKSANGRNPVTDADHAADELIRNEISKYFPSHTTVTEETENTSNEIGQFTWVVDPLDGTTNFLHGLPIFASMLCLLLNGVPVVSAVYLPKIGSAKGTIYHASHGGGTFENNIPVRLDNSEQGRLMASVPGYFLRMFNYHKSLRRKLGDIRSLGSAGFELVMTAKGTTDYMVSSGPRVWDIAPGLLLILEAGGAALVRNKNTRNWENFESFCSSPDLDPSPEELRDWKETLILGKPYAVEKIASGLSVRSYPLRSLRNKIYAMTKHF
- a CDS encoding SCO1664 family protein, producing MTLYSNYPDQALVNIDTYAPALLQDGESFLVGAEIGDGWLHPGASNYTFIVELLSEQGKGLGVYKPQIGEAPLRDFPPGSLYLRECATYELSKALNWRLVPPTVVREGEAGIGSLQLFIPNQNNSHYFTFFEEHKEELLQLAVFDLLINNADRKGGHCLLGIDGKIWAIDNGLTFHLEHKLRTVIWDFAGEKIPDNLVSDMRNLHFQLIEDTEKVKISSYLLPMEITSLIERLDAYIEKPELPSPQTRRDLPWPLV
- a CDS encoding DUF3090 family protein gives rise to the protein MVNEWSFARYDLGVCSLIEPQFVGVPGARTFRLYVLGENESALLWLEKEELYELALTIKQLLRSPVRETGEPTYSADVGIDVDVDQKVTGLSLGYDQESGRYMILASIPGSIEDAVLMWLEPSVMNWLADRAFEVHGSGRSKCPLCHSLIADDKAHSCPRYN
- a CDS encoding ribose-phosphate pyrophosphokinase produces the protein MAIYEELKVFSGNSNNPLATRVAEYLDIDLGTIEAFKFSNDNTFVRIQENIRERDVFLIQSFCMPVNDSIMEMLIMIDAAKRASAGRITAVIPYYGYGRTDKKDQPRVPITARLVADLLTTAGANRVLTMDLHAGQIQGFFNIPVDELTALPIIVHYFENLKLDNPIVVAVDIGISKRARDMAEKLGVPLAIIEKRRMGNEDKSELLNIIGDVEGCTAILMDDEVDTGGTMVNAATALLQAGVKGVYASSTHAVLSGGAVTKFEGSPIHELVCTDTIPFISTENTSKIKIVSVDNVIGEAIYRIHRGMSVGAMFDK
- the purM gene encoding phosphoribosylformylglycinamidine cyclo-ligase encodes the protein MNEDQSINTYASSGVDTEAAGRGLSGLLRWIAETKNFSEDRGKQVVPSGFFANVLRISDNFSIAISTDGVGSKSALAQLSGDFSAIGWDCVAVNVNDVICTGATPLAMVDYIALQFPHEDLLSELGRGMRDAAKRASISIVGGELSQHPDTLIGPRDGYAFDISGTCIGILENKEPITGAGIKLGDIVLGFPSNGIHANGLTLARKIFNTSTSSEIDTPIKGTGNTVATELLRPTAIYIPQVMKMMNSGVDIHGLAHISGDGLLNLLRLDAEVTYRIDNMITIPPIFNAIQEIGKISNEEMFRVFNMGVGFCAVIPEAQVDLALSLIQNDGDDVQVIGRIEKGKRNVIVEEYSLLGERGYFVST